A genome region from Wielerella bovis includes the following:
- a CDS encoding inner membrane CreD family protein has protein sequence MTKKLWSILGLCVVFALVLQIIHALAVQRGYYHSSELLSVEDYRMIIRSVKYGMVLVIMVFAAFFLSEILQDWRIHPIQYVLVGAALSIFYLLLLSFAEHIGFEMAYLLGAIACIGLLFWYLRFVLANASGVLIMVGLLCLAYATMFILLRMQQYNLLVGSCLLFATLFGVMYSTRYVDWYAESEKHSKPKRKGRMIREDRYMEL, from the coding sequence ATGACAAAAAAATTATGGAGCATACTGGGTTTATGCGTGGTGTTTGCACTGGTTTTGCAAATTATTCATGCATTGGCGGTGCAACGCGGCTATTATCATTCCAGCGAATTATTGAGCGTGGAAGATTACCGCATGATTATTCGCAGCGTGAAATATGGCATGGTGTTGGTGATTATGGTGTTTGCCGCTTTCTTTTTGAGCGAAATTTTGCAAGATTGGCGCATTCATCCAATTCAATATGTTTTGGTGGGCGCGGCATTGTCCATATTTTATTTGCTGTTGCTATCGTTTGCGGAACACATTGGTTTTGAGATGGCATATCTGCTTGGCGCAATTGCTTGTATTGGCTTGCTCTTTTGGTATTTGCGGTTTGTGCTTGCCAACGCAAGCGGCGTGTTGATTATGGTTGGATTATTGTGTTTGGCATACGCAACCATGTTTATCTTGTTGAGAATGCAGCAATATAATTTATTGGTGGGTTCATGCTTATTGTTTGCCACTTTATTTGGCGTGATGTACAGCACGCGCTATGTAGATTGGTATGCCGAAAGCGAAAAACACAGCAAACCAAAAAGAAAAGGACGTATGATACGAGAAGACCGATACATGGAATTGTAA